In the genome of Perca fluviatilis chromosome 4, GENO_Pfluv_1.0, whole genome shotgun sequence, one region contains:
- the tatdn2 gene encoding putative deoxyribonuclease TATDN2 yields the protein MDSSRKKLTFKWRRTTITSPTHPQQRDAGLGTPSRWNMSPNEESNTLPLRDSPGPDGLGALSLDTPKRKAGVLGESTPSFGKLKLRKLSRINLEKFTTSEEKPMDNLSWQLESTESQQVSPPPHSFVLKKKERTPEEGSKAIYRRALIAAIGNPSTGGSSTKIPRTCTNSLSLPFVSSPVKTEAASPASLDGTVIDIKCSSIKPENEFEDNGTVQEEQWSPLQVFEDIGAQGDSSELKTDGRSVVLKGEDSPEILVAQDSVLVETTSQDKLFATETGPEAEECDSSLPALEYIPDSLTCCSFDSQQWESPSVTTQGDATSSLTFSSTNETTEAVQAADEDIEMPFSLSHRKVFVSVKQPHPTNMAPPKTFRVETESFRSSSIMAYLSDPFALPLHSNRGALNPHLKSTTTRRQSDAGSSMLHPPYSFTHGGTPKRRFSLGAEPMRNSYPNLNNQVGFIDTHCHIDMLYGKLGFCGTFNSFQRQYQSSFPPQFRGCIANFCNPRLMVKEALWEGLLAEDMVWGAFGCHPHFAKDYSSVQERNILMAMRHPKAVAFGEIGLDYSHKNSTDSTRQKEVFARQLRLAVAMQKPLVIHCRDADDDLLAIMKKWVPREYRIHRHCFTNSYPVIEPFLTEFPNLYVGFTALITYYKATEARDAVRQIPLNRIVLETDAPYFLPRQVRKDVCKFSHPGMGIHTLQELSLLKGEDMATVLATIRNNTVQLYGV from the exons ATGGACAGCAGCAGAAAGAAGTTGACATTTAAGTGGCGACGAACTACAATCACCTCACCCACACATCCTCAGCAGAGAGATGCTGGCTTAGGCACGCCCTCTCGCTGGAATATGTCGCCGAATGAAGAGTCAAATACTTTGCCCCTCAGAGACTCTCCAGGACCTGATGGCCTTGGAGCACTGAGTCTGGACACTCCCAAGAGAAAAGCAGGGGTGCTCGGTGAAAGCACACCCTCTTTTGGCAAGCTTAAGCTGAGGAAGCTTTCCAGGATAAATTTGGAAAAATTCACCACTTCAGAG GAGAAACCTATGGACAACTTATCCTGGCAGCTGGAATCCACAGAGAGCCAGCAAGTATCACCTCCACCTCACTCTTTCGTcttgaaaaagaaagagaggacacCCGAAGAGGGATCGAAGGCTATCTACAGGAGGGCATTGATCGCAGCCATTGGCAACCCAAGCACCGGAGGCAGCTCTACAAAGATCCCCAGGACTTGCACTAACAGCCTGTCTTTGCCGTTTGTGTCTTCACCAGTGAAGACTGAAGCGGCCAGTCCAGCATCACTTGATGGAACGGTCATAGATATAAAGTGTTCCTCAATCAAACCTGAAAATGAATTTGAAGACAACGGCACTGTCCAGGAAGAACAGTGGTCCCCTCTTCAGGTGTTTGAGGACATTGGAGCCCAAGGTGACAGCTCAGAGCTAAAAACAGACGGAAGA agtGTTGTGCTAAAAGGAGAAGATTCACCCGAGATATTAGTTGCTCAGGACTCTGTGCTTGTAGAAACAACCTCTCAAGACaagttatttgctacagaaacTGGACCAGAAGCCGAGGAATGTGACTCGTCCCTCCCTGCCCTGGAGTATATCCCAGATTCTTTGACTTGTTGCTCTTTTGACAGCCAACAGTGGGAAAGTCCTTCTGTGACAACCCAGGGAGATGCTACTTCCTCTCTAACTTTTTCATCCACTAATGAAACCACTGAGGCTGTCCAGGCAGCTGATGAGGACATTGAGATGCCTTTCTCACTGTCACACAGGAAAGTTTTTGTCTCCGTCAAGCAGCCCCACCCAACAAACATGGCCCCTCCAAAGACATTCAGAGTTGAGACAGAGAGTTTCCGCTCCTCCAGCATTATGGCCTATTTATCGGATCCCTTTGCTCTGCCACTACACTCAAATAGAGGAGCATTGAACCCTCACTTGAAGTCTACAACAACACGCAGGCAGTCCGATGCTGGCTCTTCCATGCTTCACCCTCCCTACTCCTTTACACATGGTGGCACCCCTAAAAGAAGATTTTCCTTGGGGGCAGAACCTATGCGGAACAGTTACCCCAACCTGAACAATCAGGTTGGTTTCATAGACACACACTGTCATATAGACATGCTCTATGGGAAGCTTGGCTTCTGCGGGACATTCAACAGCTTTCAAAGGCAGTACCAAAGCAGCTTTCCTCCACAGTTCAGAGGCTGTATTGCCAACTTCTGCAACCCAAGGCTCATGGTGAAGGAGGCCCTGTGGGAAGGTTTGCTGGCTGAAGACATGGTATGGGGGGCGTTTGGGTGCCACCCCCACTTTGCCAAAGACTACTCAAGTGTCCAGGAACGCAACATACTGATGGCCATGCGGCATCCAAAAGCTGTGGCATTTGGTGAGATAGGCCTGGACTACTCCCATAAAAACTCCACTGACTCCACCAGGCAAAAAGAG GTGTTTGCGCGTCAGCTGCGTTTGGCTGTGGCCATGCAGAAGCCTCTGGTGATCCACTGTCGGGACGCAGATGATGACCTGCTGGCAATCATGAAGAAATGGGTCCCGAGGGAATACAGAATTCACAG GCACTGTTTCACAAACAGTTATCCAGTGATTGAGCCCTTCCTGACAGAGTTCCCCAATCTCTATGTGGGTTTCACAGCCCTGATTACCTACTACAAGGCCACCGAGGCCCGAGATGCTGTCCGCCAGATCCCTCTGAACCGCATTGTGTTGGAGACAGATGCACCATATTTCCTGCCAAGACAG GTGAGGAAAGATGTCTGCAAGTTTTCACATCCTGGAATGGGCATCCATACGCTGCAGGAGCTGAGCCTGCTGAAGGGGGAAGACATGGCTACGGTCCTCGCCACCATCCGAAACAACACCGTTCAACTTTATGGCGTATGA
- the ghrl gene encoding ghrelin/obestatin prepropeptide: MFLKRNTCLLVFLLCSLTLWCKSTNAGSSFLSPSQRPLNKGKSSRVGRQVMDEPSQPTKDNHITISAPFEIGFTMREEDFEEYGVVLQEIIQHLLGNTETAAERPSKL; encoded by the exons ATGTTTTTGAAAAGAAACACCTGTTTGCTGGTCTTTCTGCTGTGTTCTCTTACCTTGTGGTGCAAGTCGACCAACGCAGGCTCCAGCTTTCTCAGCCCTTCACAAAGACCTCTG AACAAGGggaagtcttccagagtcggcCGCCAAGTCATGGACGAGCCTAGTCAACCCACCAAGGACAACCACATCACA ATAAGTGCCCCCTTTGAAATTGGCTTCACTATGAGAGAGGAGGACTTTGAGGAGTATGGTGTAGTGCTGCAGGAGATCATTCAGCATCTGCTGGGAAACACAGAGACTGCAGCAG AGAGACCATCAAAACTTTGA